The genomic DNA ATACTGCTTTTTCCGCCCATTTCACCAGTTCTGACAAGTTTGTACTCTCTTCAGGTAGTGGAAGTTGTGAGTGGGGATTGCTTGGTAGTTGCTGATGATGCTATCCCATTCGGGAGCCCAATGGCAGAGCGCCGAGTTTGTCTTTCGAGTATTAGGTCTCCTAAAATGGGAAACCCACGCAGAGAGGAGAAACCTGCCCCTTATGCACGGGAAGCCAAGGAGTTTCTGAGACAAAAGCTTATTGGAAAGCAGGTATATGCCTTGTTACTTAAACCATCACGTCGTGCCACACAGGAGTAAGATCATCTGACTTCCTTTTTCCCTGGGGTGCAGGTTATCGTGCAAATGGAATACTCAAGGAAGGTCATCCCAGGTGATGGTGTTGCTACATCTGGAGCTGCTGAGAGGGTCATGGATTTTGGCTCAGTATTCATCCCATCTCCTACCAAGGCTGATACAGATGTAGCAGCTGCACCAACTCCTGGAGTGAATATTGCTGAACTCATTATTTCCCGTGGGTTAGGGAATGTGGTTAGACATCGAGACTTTGAAGAGAGGTCAAACCATTACGACGCTCTCCTGGCTGCTGAAGCTCGTGCTATTGCTGGCAAGAAGGGAATCCAATCTGCAAAGGATTCTCCAGCCATGCACATTACAGACCTGACTGTGGCCTCGGCCAAGAAGGCTAAAGATTTCCTGCCATCCCTGCACAGAAGCAGGAGAATATCTGCAGTTGTGGAGTATGTCCTGAGTGGACATCGGTTCAAGCTATACATCCCAAAGGAAACGTGCAGTATTGCCTTTGCATTCTCTGGTGTCAGATGTCCTGGTCGTGGCGAACCTTATTCAGAAGAAGCTATTGCTTTAATGAGACGTAAGATCATGCAGAGAGATGTCGAGGTAAAATCTGACATTTTACGCCCATGTTACatctctattttcttttctatgaGTCTTACATATAGTCTCTTATAATTACATAGATCGAAGTTGAAACTGTGGATAGAACCGGTACCTTTTTGGGATCAATGTGGGAAGGAAAGACCAATGCAGGAACATATCTTCTTGAAGCTGGCCTGGCGAAAATGCAGACTGGCTTTGGTGCAGACAGGATTCCCGAAGCTCATATTCTTGAACTGTCAGAGCGATCTGCTAAAAATCAGAAACTGAAGGTAACATTAATACATGATAACCTTATACTAAAGAAATGCATCTCGTGTAAAAAACCTTAACTTGCTCAACCACATGATGTCACAGATTTGGGAAAACTATGTTGAAGGAGAGGAAGTCGTAAACGGTAACTCTACAGTAGAAACCAGACAGAAGGAAACATTAAAGGTGAAGTTAGCCgtatgtttgtttctttcgACAAGTCATAGTTTCAATGCTAAAACCAataataccttaatttactcTTCGTCTACTCCCACCGCAGGTTGTTGTTACGGAAGTACTTGGAGGCGGTCGATTCTATGTTCAGTCGGTTGGCGATCAAAAAGTAGCTTCGATTCAGAACCAGCTTGCATCTCTGAGTCTTAAAGACGCTCCCATTGTTGGATCCTTCAATCCTAGGAAAGGTGACATCGTACTTGCACAGTTTAGCTTGGATAACTCCTGGAACCGTGCAATGGTAAATTATCAACTttctatagatatatatatcccaaccattatttccttttttttttactatcacCTATGGTTGTTTATTGTATTTCTTCTTTGTGTTAAGATTGTTAACGGACCTCGAGGAGCAGTTCAGTCTCCGGATGAAAAGTTTGAAGTGTTCTACATCGATTATGGGAACCAAGAAACAGTTCCATACAGTGCAATCCGTCCTGTCGACCCTTCAGTATCCTCAGCACCAGGGCTCGCACAGCTCTGCAGACTTGCCTACATGAAAGTTCCAAGCCTGGAAGAGGACTTTGGTCCTGAAGCCGGAGAGTATTTGCATACGGTAACACTGGGTAGTGGTAAAGAGTTCAAGGCAGTGGTAGAGGAAAGAGATACTTCAGGAGGCAAAGTGAAAGGCCAAGGAACTGGAACCGAGCTCGCTGTAACTCTCATCGCTGTCGATGATGAGATATCTGTGAATGCAGCAATGCTTCAGGTCAGTGCCTCTTTGCCTTGCTCTTTTCAACTCCTACAAAACCTTTTCGAGTTAAGAGTATTGTCATAATAATCCTGAGAGTGAAATGTGTTGTTATGATCACAGGAAGGAATAGCGAGGATAGAGAAACGCAGGAAATGGGAACCGAAAGACAAGAAAGCAACTCTTGATGCTCTTGAAAAGTACCAAGACGAAGCTCGCAAATCTAGGTCCGGAATCTGGCAGTACGGAGACATCCAGTCTGATGATGAGGACAGTGTTCCGGTCAGGAAACCGGGTCGCGGCTAGGTTTTTCACTGTGAAAAACCATCATGGTCCAAAAAGGCATCatgaagaggaggagagaatccATTAGTTTCTCTTTAAATGAGTTAAAGAAGCGAGATGATGTTTTGCTTGCAAGCATCAAACTTTTTGTAACGTTTAgaattctcttttctttttttcttttctttttcctctcttttcttctttctaatttatactttatatagaCTTCCAAAAGAATTTTTCTATTTAGGAGTACGAGACgattttctttgttatttattattgtttgacaaaagaaacataataaGGGCGATGTAACTTCAGGTTATCAAAGTTGACAACATAAGAGGGATTTTCTCCTTATTAGTTTTTGCACTTATCTCCAGAATcatattttcaacttttcaaGTAAGCTTGTGGAACCAATTACAAAAAGATTTTCATTATATCAATCAATTCTCCCAACAGCAAtaacaacttttctttttaatctcttcatatttttcttcAGTGGAACGAGTTTTTACTCTTTTCAATAAATTGTACAAAGCAAATGTCAATTAGTTTGCTTACATGATCTTTTATCTTTACTATAATTTCCTTATAGAACACTTTTGAGCTAGATAAGAAACTTCAATGTTTGGAGTAAACAAGTTACTTTAAAAGAGGAagtaagaagaaacagaaactacAATTTGGCCGTCAAGAAACCATCTCACTTACATGTTCCTCCCCACcccctttctttttcttcgcttaaagacaaaaaaattccCAAACTTGGTGTTATATAAGGCTACAGCAGAAAACAACATccaacccaaaaccaaaaaaaaaacagaagaaagaaaaaaaaaattctgaacttTTTCCTTTCACAATCTTCAAACACTACTTAAAGAAACTTGTTCTAATTATCACGTCTCGGTTGCCTTTTGCGTGGTGCCGCggtttcttccttcttctctgcCTCATCCTCACTCTTTGAACTCTCTGCTACTTctggtttcttcttttccacGGGTGCAGCTGCTGCCTATATTTCaccattttcattttaatttataagaagGTTCTTCTCACAATCCAAAAAAGTGACTATTGTGCACAAAATTTCagagagttctttttttttttttacctttttgccACCGAAGATAAGCTTGACGAAGAGCGAGAAAAATACAACCACAACGGAGACGAGAACACCAATTGTTAGGTTTGGTTTTTCCTCAGCTTTCTCAATAAGTTCCTACAAAAAGACACATTTCACATCTCTCTCAATGCCTGAGTCATCATCATAACAATTCAATATCATGGTAAATGAGGGAGAACTTACTGTGATCTTAGACTTGTAGGCACTTAGGAAAGATAAATCCGCAACCTTGTTCAAGAGGTCAAATACAAACTTCTGCAACATCATGCACACATATATGTATGATTGTAAGTATACGAGAAGcttcttatatgtatataagtTCAATTATGTGGAAAATCAATTTACCTGGTAGCTCTTAAGACCATCTGCAGAGccagcagcttcttcttctgccttttgtttctctttctcaacaTCGAATTTGGGTTTCCATGTGGTCTGTCTGTAAGTCTCAGCGACCTTCTCGTCTTTGGCTATCAAGATGTTGTCAAACAAGATACCATCTTGCATTGTCCAGATCTCTATACCGATGGCTGCAATGGGTTCATAATTTGGTCTGTCTAGCTCAAAGTAGTCAGGGTTAGGGATATCTCTGGGCTTCCAGATTCCTTTGTAAGCTGGGTTATCGATAAGAGGTGAACTCCATTTGCCCTTGTAAGCAGGATTCTTCTTCATTGGTCTCTTCCATTCACCACAACCGGGTCCTGCTTCACACTTGGGGTTGTCAATCTTAGGAGCCTCCCACATaccatcttcctcatcatcccAATCTTCAGGCTTGGTTGCTTCGGGGTCATCGACCTCCTCAGGCTCATCATCCAACCATCCTTCGGGTTTCTCAGCTTCCTCATCTTCAATCTCCATAGGTGCATCCTCATCCCAGTCATCAGGCTTCACAGCATTTGGATCAGGAATCTTGGCTCTCTCGTCCCAGTCTTCTGGTTTCTTGTCTTCAGGGTCAGGGATAGTCTTGGCAGGGATCAATGCAGGCTCAAAGTCTTCACCAGATAGTAAATtggccttcttcttctcctctccatCAACCAAAATTCTAACCTCATTGTCGGGTTTCAAGATGGCAGTGTAGACATGGGAAAGCTTGTCATAAGGAACAGAGGGAGGGAACTTAAGGTGGTGCTCAACGTACTCGCCACTCTTGGGGTTCTTGTGCTTCAAGATGAAATGCACTTTGTTTGTGGCTCCACACTTGTCTGGCCCAAACATAATGGAGTAAGGAGATTCACTATCAAATCCCTGTGGTGTCCATCCAGCTTCCTGGGGGCGGAGGTACTTCAAGTAAGCACCACCACACTCAAGTCCTTCCTGGAAACGAACCTCGTACTGAAGAACAACAGTTCCTTCCTTGAGGTTTAGAGGCTCGTCAAGCTCTTTCACAATACCATATTTCCTAGCCTTCTCGCTAACGAGAAGTCCATAATCTTCATGTCCCTCGCTCTTTGCATGCTTCCATACACCTGAAACAGATGAATGGTGTTAACAATCAAGCTTCTAAGCCAAATTGGGAAATCAACAACAgctcaacaaaagaaaaaacatgcaTAATTTAATCAATGCCTTTGCAAATCTATTCATAAAATGCCGAGATCACATCAACATAGTCAGATTTGATTCAAAACTCTCGATTCGTGATTCCTCTATACTATAATGTTTAAGTGCAAACACATGACAGTCTGAAGCAAGTAGTATTAGAATTCCAAACGCAGATCAGAGAAACATATACTAACTACAATGCAgtaggaaacaagggagtttaCCTTCGTATTCACCATTCTTCGAAACGATCCAGCGACCATCAAACGCCTCATCAAACGATTCATAGAGAACCTGATCCAAACCAACAAACGTGAGCTCAAGTTAAAACAATGATAGATCTAAATCTCCGAATCTAGctaaaaaaaatactgaaacAAGGAACACTAGGAAGATTGAAATTTACCGTTTGATCGTCACAGTAGCAAAGCTTCTGGAACGAAACGAAAGCTAAGAGAAGCAAAAGGACGGAAGATAGTTGCCGTTCTCTCATTCTCGGAATCCTTTAGAATAAGGCAAGATAGAGATCTAAATCGGAGAAGTAGATCGGAAGAAAAGAGTGTATTGtgatttttcagatttttcagTTTCctctaaattaaaattatatatatatatatatatatattcaatccCGTAGACCCGGTCACGTGTGTCAATTTGTTGTTTCCACCAATCAAATCTCTCGCCACGCGAcattaaccaatcaaaacacGCCACGTCAACCAAAAGTGAGCTCTCCTACGTGCATTGTTTTTATTGCCAATACGTACATATCATTGGGCTTGGGtccatctatactattaaagagTCTCTCGTTGATTTAGAGTCTCTCAGCTCCTAATGATTGTTGTTACATTAgtacaaaatttaaatagagATTAAGACAAAATTTTACTAAATCCAGcattcttcttcactttcgTATCTCTTTCAATCAATTCCCTAACCTTAACCACATCCTCCCATCTCTCTGCATTTGCATACATCTCCACCATTACTTTATACACTCCTCCATCCTCAGGACACAACGCCTTCACTCGTTTTGCAGCTTTCTCTGCGACCTCTATGTTACCATGGATTCTACATCCCCCCAACAAACCACTCCATGCTAATAGTTTCTCTCGTTTTACTCCATCTTTAGGCATTTGCTCTATCATCTCCGCTGCTTCTTCGATCAACCCTGCTCTTCCAAGCAAATCCGCCATACAACCGTAATGTTTCAGCTCTCTGTCAATATGATACAAAGATCCCATTTCGTCGAAAAGGCTCCTAGCTTCATCAACTAGACCAGAATGGCTACAACCCACTAAAACGCTTATGAAGCTTACTCCATCCGGTTTGATACCAGAACTAACCATCTTACGGAAGTAATCAACCGTTAGCTCGCCATAACCATGCATAGCAAGACCAGTGATCATTGCATTCCATGTGAATAAAGTTTTATCTGAACATAACTCGAAGATCTCCATTGCTACATCGATAAAACCACATTTTGCATAGAAATCAACCAATCCTGTAGCTAAGAACGAATCTAAGaaaagtttgttcctttttatGTAATCATGTATAGCTTTCCCTTTCTCTAAATCCCCTGATTGAGCACAAGCTGAGAGAGTTGAAACAATGGCTACGTTATCAGATTTCAAACCCAAATCAATCATTTTGTCAAAGAGGTTGATAGCTTCTCTGCATTGATTCATCTGCGCATACCCAGCAATGAGACTATTCCACGAAACCAAATCACGAAATGGCATTGAATCAAACAACTCTCTTGCACGAACCATCTCACGGACCTTCACTAACCCATCGATCAACACATTGTAAGTAACAACATCTCTTTGAGGATTTTCGTCGAACAGCTTCAATGCATTATCGATTGAAGCAGTAGAAGAGTAAACACGAATCAGAGTATTCAAAGTGAACAAATCAGACAACAACCCGAATCTCAAAGCTTGACAATGCAACGTCTTCACTAATGTAAGATCACTATTCTTATTCGCTAAACAAGCCTTGAACACGAAAGGGAAAGTGTAGAAATCTGGAGGAACAGAGCGACGTCGCATCTCGATGAAGAAACGTTGAGAAGACAGAGACGGATCATGATTCAGTGTATAAACCCTAATGATGGTATTGAAGCAAAACGTTGACGGGTTTGTGATGAATCTGAAAACCGAAGTCGCGTAGCTCACGACCATATTTGACGATGACGCCGACGAAGAGTTCGATGAAGTCGGTGCGACGGAGGTGATGGCGAAGAGGACATTGGCGAAAACAGAGTTCTTGTTGAAATCATTTGAGATTCTGCTGGAAGTGATGTATTGGGCGTGAAACTGATGCAggtgttttagggttttacacAGCTTCAAGAGATTTAAACAATTACTAGACTTtatcataccggtcatctaagAGCTTCACAAAGGAGAAAAATcagaacttttttatttttgctaaaGAAATGACTCTTTATAGACTCTCTCACCACCAAACTactgaagaagaatcaaatcaaGTTACATTTGCTACACTCGAATGACCTTTGTAAAGCTCAAAGTGTTTTTTTCGCCATCATCAAGAAGTTTTCAGTGTTATCAGCAGACTCTGTAAACGGAACAACAACACTAGAGGTTTCGTGTTACTTTTAATCAAGGGCAAGATTTTTCTTCATAGCTTCGTAAACAAGGTAAGAAATGCTTGCGGAAGGAATGACTTTGAAAAAGTTGGGAAAGATTCCTCTGTAGAAACCTTTTAGACCTTCGCCTCTTAGCGTTTTGAGGAACTCTTGGCTCATGCTAGTCTTTGAGCTATCAGCTTGCATTCTGATAGATAAGTGACTAAACTCAGTTCAAAACGGTAGAGAAGaatttcaaaagatatataACAAAGCCCTtaggttttaagttttttaccTTGTTCTTATGACCTGTAACGGGTAAACACACGATGCTCCAAGAGCTCCAGACGTCATCCCACATCCCAGTTGTATGAGAGGACCCGGCTCTGCACATCATATACGGTTTAGTATCATGTGATAGAGATTACAAATTTATAGATAACTTTTAAGGCACGATTAGTATCTAACCGGCAGTGTCATGAAGAAAATGTTTCCTCGATAAGTCTTTAAAAGTTTCGTAAGCAGCAAGGTCAATTCCTGCGTAAGGGATAATCCCAATAAGAGAGGGACAAAGACCCTTGTAGAAAGCTCGGGGTCCTTCTTGAATCCAAATATCCTTTGTGAGTTTCCACAACTTAGGTGTCCCAATCTCACTCACAAAAGTCTGTAACCGAGTCTTCACAAGATCCATAGGATATATAGCCGTTTGAGCTACTGCACCAGCCAATCCACCTGCCAAAAGCCTCCCGCTTGTACCAATATCACCATCCGCTCCCCCGATTATGGGTTTCAGCATTTCATAAGCAGCAAACTTTATGGCGCTTTCAGGAGCAACTTTAGTTACATTTAACCCATTACCTCTGAAGAAACCCAACAACTTGTCTTCTCTCCATATTTTCTTAATGGTCGGGACAACTCCCAAATTTGTTCGTTGAACTTGCAAAGCAACTTTTAGACGGTCCAGAGGCGCGGTTGCGGTTCTAGAAACAGCTCCAGCTATTCCTCCCGCAAGCAGTAACTTGCTTCTTTGCGCATGTGTACTTATACCGTCTGGTATAACAGCTTGCTCCCCAATGTCTATCAAGCATACTCTTTCCCAGTGGTGATAAATGTTCTCAATCGTAGCTTCATGAGGGTTTAGCAAAAGAAAATCCCTCCATTCTTCGAATGTTATAATTCCGTTGTTGTCCTTATCAACATGATCCATAAAAGAAGCTAATTCCTCATCTTTAATTTTAATGCCTACAACAAGAACATAACCGTGGAGAGTTTATATTATAGGTCGACAACACTGTTACACAATAACAGTAAAGCGTTTGAGAAATGAAAGTAAAAGAGCCAAATTTGCGACTAGACTCACTGAGCCAATATGTGTTAAACCCCAATAAAGCAACTCACAACCCACGGTTATGCAAACAAGGACAATGTCAAAGATAACACAGCCATTGTTAATATGCTGAATCTCCTAATCAGTAAGACAAATACAATCAGCAAAAAGGTCATCCTTCTTTGACTCAAAACATTTGCTTCCACATTGCATCAAGAACAGTTCAAAACAGAGGCATGTTCAATTTCAATTAACCAACCAATCTATCAGTAACTAGAAAAGTTAAGCAAAATCTACATCCATAACTCAATAAAGGTTTCATCTTTTGCTTATGGGAAGATAGTTGCAAAGCAACAGTAGCTTCCCCAGTAATGGAACAGTATgaaagaatcaaaaaaaaaaaaaaattttaacataCCAGCTTTATCAAGAGCCTCCCAAAGCTCCTCTGGGCAAATGTCACCATTGTGTTCAACATCAATAGCCTGAAAAATCTTGTAAAGCTCAAGCTCCTTAGCGTCCATGTAACGACGAAACTCCTGGTAATCCACACGCCCATCTCGATTCGCGTCGCAGACTTTGAGAAAATCGCTAGCGTACCTATACTGCGGAGAGATACTAAGCGAAGACATACCTTTCTCGATCTGTGTACCGTCTAAGAACCCTACCTTGGAATTGTCGAAGAATTCGAACAGTTTTCGAATCCTCATGTCTCTCTCTTCGTTGGTCTCACGTAATGCAACCAGCACGTGCTCCATTGTTGCTTCCACGGGCCGCGGTTTCTTCTTACccggattttggtttggtttcttcgTCTCCATTGTTGATTTTAACACAGATTGAGTAAAATTCGAAAAAGCTTTTGGGGGATGATGATTCTAATGTCTCTTCATTCCTC from Camelina sativa cultivar DH55 chromosome 2, Cs, whole genome shotgun sequence includes the following:
- the LOC104739146 gene encoding staphylococcal nuclease domain-containing protein 1, which produces MATVAATENQWLKGRVKAVTSGDCLVITALTHTRSGPPPEKTITLSSLMAPKLARRGGIDEAFAWESREFLRKLCIGKEVAFKVDYKVEAIGREFGSVYLGNENVAKLVVQNGWAKVRAPGQQNQDKASPYISELLVIEEQAQQEGLGRWSKVPGASEASIRNLPPSAVGDSGNFDAMGLLAASKGKPMEGLVEQVRDGSTIRVYLLPEFQFVQVFVAGLQAPSMGRRQSTQEAVVEPDVTATPNGDASAGPLTSAQRLAASAASSSVEVSSDPFALEAKYFTEIRVLNRDVRIVLEGVDKFNNLIGSVYYSEGETVKDLGLELIENGLAKYVEWSANMLEEEAKKKLKAVELQCKKNRVKMWANYVPPASNSKAIHDQNFTGKVVEVVSGDCLVVADDAIPFGSPMAERRVCLSSIRSPKMGNPRREEKPAPYAREAKEFLRQKLIGKQVIVQMEYSRKVIPGDGVATSGAAERVMDFGSVFIPSPTKADTDVAAAPTPGVNIAELIISRGLGNVVRHRDFEERSNHYDALLAAEARAIAGKKGIQSAKDSPAMHITDLTVASAKKAKDFLPSLHRSRRISAVVEYVLSGHRFKLYIPKETCSIAFAFSGVRCPGRGEPYSEEAIALMRRKIMQRDVEIEVETVDRTGTFLGSMWEGKTNAGTYLLEAGLAKMQTGFGADRIPEAHILELSERSAKNQKLKIWENYVEGEEVVNGNSTVETRQKETLKVVVTEVLGGGRFYVQSVGDQKVASIQNQLASLSLKDAPIVGSFNPRKGDIVLAQFSLDNSWNRAMIVNGPRGAVQSPDEKFEVFYIDYGNQETVPYSAIRPVDPSVSSAPGLAQLCRLAYMKVPSLEEDFGPEAGEYLHTVTLGSGKEFKAVVEERDTSGGKVKGQGTGTELAVTLIAVDDEISVNAAMLQEGIARIEKRRKWEPKDKKATLDALEKYQDEARKSRSGIWQYGDIQSDDEDSVPVRKPGRG
- the LOC104739153 gene encoding calnexin homolog 1-like, whose translation is MRERQLSSVLLLLLAFVSFQKLCYCDDQTVLYESFDEAFDGRWIVSKNGEYEGVWKHAKSEGHEDYGLLVSEKARKYGIVKELDEPLNLKEGTVVLQYEVRFQEGLECGGAYLKYLRPQEAGWTPQGFDSESPYSIMFGPDKCGATNKVHFILKHKNPKSGEYVEHHLKFPPSVPYDKLSHVYTAILKPDNEVRILVDGEEKKKANLLSGEDFEPALIPAKTIPDPEDKKPEDWDERAKIPDPNAVKPDDWDEDAPMEIEDEEAEKPEGWLDDEPEEVDDPEATKPEDWDDEEDGMWEAPKIDNPKCEAGPGCGEWKRPMKKNPAYKGKWSSPLIDNPAYKGIWKPRDIPNPDYFELDRPNYEPIAAIGIEIWTMQDGILFDNILIAKDEKVAETYRQTTWKPKFDVEKEKQKAEEEAAGSADGLKSYQKFVFDLLNKVADLSFLSAYKSKITELIEKAEEKPNLTIGVLVSVVVVFFSLFVKLIFGGKKAAAAPVEKKKPEVAESSKSEDEAEKKEETAAPRKRQPRRDN
- the LOC104739172 gene encoding pentatricopeptide repeat-containing protein At5g61800-like, with amino-acid sequence MTGMIKSSNCLNLLKLCKTLKHLHQFHAQYITSSRISNDFNKNSVFANVLFAITSVAPTSSNSSSASSSNMVVSYATSVFRFITNPSTFCFNTIIRVYTLNHDPSLSSQRFFIEMRRRSVPPDFYTFPFVFKACLANKNSDLTLVKTLHCQALRFGLLSDLFTLNTLIRVYSSTASIDNALKLFDENPQRDVVTYNVLIDGLVKVREMVRARELFDSMPFRDLVSWNSLIAGYAQMNQCREAINLFDKMIDLGLKSDNVAIVSTLSACAQSGDLEKGKAIHDYIKRNKLFLDSFLATGLVDFYAKCGFIDVAMEIFELCSDKTLFTWNAMITGLAMHGYGELTVDYFRKMVSSGIKPDGVSFISVLVGCSHSGLVDEARSLFDEMGSLYHIDRELKHYGCMADLLGRAGLIEEAAEMIEQMPKDGVKREKLLAWSGLLGGCRIHGNIEVAEKAAKRVKALCPEDGGVYKVMVEMYANAERWEDVVKVRELIERDTKVKKNAGFSKILS
- the LOC104739163 gene encoding calcium-binding mitochondrial carrier protein SCaMC-1-like; this translates as METKKPNQNPGKKKPRPVEATMEHVLVALRETNEERDMRIRKLFEFFDNSKVGFLDGTQIEKGMSSLSISPQYRYASDFLKVCDANRDGRVDYQEFRRYMDAKELELYKIFQAIDVEHNGDICPEELWEALDKAGIKIKDEELASFMDHVDKDNNGIITFEEWRDFLLLNPHEATIENIYHHWERVCLIDIGEQAVIPDGISTHAQRSKLLLAGGIAGAVSRTATAPLDRLKVALQVQRTNLGVVPTIKKIWREDKLLGFFRGNGLNVTKVAPESAIKFAAYEMLKPIIGGADGDIGTSGRLLAGGLAGAVAQTAIYPMDLVKTRLQTFVSEIGTPKLWKLTKDIWIQEGPRAFYKGLCPSLIGIIPYAGIDLAAYETFKDLSRKHFLHDTAEPGPLIQLGCGMTSGALGASCVYPLQVIRTRMQADSSKTSMSQEFLKTLRGEGLKGFYRGIFPNFFKVIPSASISYLVYEAMKKNLALD